The following coding sequences are from one Lolium rigidum isolate FL_2022 chromosome 6, APGP_CSIRO_Lrig_0.1, whole genome shotgun sequence window:
- the LOC124662644 gene encoding subtilisin-like protease SBT1.4 — MGNRKLFAVVLLCCLIAVVAAMPAEHVELVQDGEAISTYLVHVAYSHSPRATRNTARLTRAYTSFLRDTLPTGMNAPAPIILYSYAHAMTGFAARLTARQAAHLEAQPSVLAVIPDRLYELHTTLSSSFLGLTPSSPLMMESNSATDVVIGVIDTGIYPKDRASFAADPSMTPPPRTFRGGCVSTPDFNATEYCNNKLVGAKFFQKGQVAMASRSPLDVEGHGTHCASIAAGDPVPNANLFGFGQGTAKGTASGARIASYNVCGGGCTSSDIVAGINEAIADRVDVLSISIGLNATHLLSDPMMTASFRAVREGIFVSTSAGNYGPGKATVKNLAPWVCTVGASTMNREFRAPVVLGNGKTYTGYSLYSGPDPYGTMKPLVYSGDAGSDGCEAGKLDPSKVKGKIVLCAAGGAAQGLAVKQAGGVGAIIASSADEGEYTRADAHLLPAVSVTNADAVEIAKYSQTPNPMASISYFSTVTGVVNPPSPRLASMSGRGPNRVAPEILKPDIIAPGIQILAAWTGVVSPSQLAMDARRVKFNIISGTSMATPQVSGIAALLKVARPGWSPAAIKSAMVTTAYNVDNTGGVITDMSTGKAAGPFQIGAGHVDPNRALDPGLVYDADEDDYISFLCALGYTPKIVAIFTGGSEVEDICSKRQAIAVGDHNYPAFSVAFKSYDEKVTQRRVVRNVGSNVNAVYTFSYLASPIHYGKRSRCRARLWTAKRPVRTATALPCVHSRQSVHGNGFDGKATFAVRMQEMHGKALCRASLSLAVRCERCRARTLCRALPSLPCDFALPCAIFLCRAPSVAVRNIRCRA; from the coding sequence ATGGGCAACCGCAAACTATTTGCAGTTGTCCTGTTGTGCTGCCTGATCGCCGTGGTCGCGGCAATGCCCGCAGAGCACGTCGAACTAGTACAAGACGGCGAGGCCATCTCGACCTACCTGGTGCACGTCGCGTACTCCCACTCGCCGCGCGCGACGCGAAACACAGCTCGCCTCACCCGCGCCTacacctccttcctccgcgacacTCTCCCCACGGGCATGAACGCGCCAGCGCCCATCATCCTCTACTCTTACGCGCACGCCATGACGGGCTTCGCGGCACGTCTCACGGCGCGCCAGGCGGCGCACCTGGAGGCCCAGCCCTCCGTCCTCGCCGTCATCCCCGACAGGCTGTACGAGCTCCACACCACGCTGTCCTCTTCATTCCTCGGCCTCACACCGTCCTCGCCGCTCATGATGGAGTCGAACAGCGCCACGGACGTTGTGATCGGCGTCATAGACACCGGCATCTACCCTAAGGACCGCGCGTCCTTCGCCGCCGACCCGTCGATGACGCCTcctccacgaaccttccgaggggGCTGTGTGTCCACCCCCGATTTCAATGCCACTGAATACTGCAACAACAAGCTCGTAGGGGCCAAGTTCTTCCAGAAAGGACAGGTGGCTATGGCATCCAGATCGCCACTCGATGTGGAAGGACATGGCACGCACTGTGCCTCCATCGCCGCCGGTGACCCTGTCCCGAATGCTAACCTCTTCGGCTTTGGGCAGGGCACCGCCAAGGGTACAGCCTCGGGTGCGCGCATTGCCTCCTACAATGTatgcggcggcgggtgcacgtCTAGCGACATCGTGGCGGGCATCAATGAAGCGATCGCCGACAGGGTGGACGTCCTGTCCATCTCAATTGGTCTAAACGCTACACATCTGCTCAGTGATCCCATGATGACCGCTTCATTCAGGGCCGTTCGTGAAGGAATATTTGTCTCCACCTCCGCCGGGAACTATGGCCCTGGTAAGGCCACCGTCAAAAACCTTGCCCCCTGGGTGTGTACAGTGGGCGCGTCGACCATGAACCGTGAGTTCAGGGCACCCGTCGTTCTCGGTAACGGGAAGACCTACACCGGCTACTCACTTTACTCCGGCCCCGATCCATATGGTACAATGAAACCGCTAGTCTACAGCGGTGATGCCGGCTCAGATGGGTGCGAAGCTGGGAAACTTGACCCCAGCAAGGTCAAGGGCAAGATTGTCTTGTGCgccgctggaggcgcagcgcaagGATTGGCTGTCAAGCAAGCTGGTGGGGTTGGTGCCATAATCGCAAGCAGTGCAGATGAGGGCGAGTATACCAGGGCCGATGCCCACCTCCTCCCGGCCGTTTCGGTCACGAACGCGGATGCCGTGGAGATAGCAAAGTACTCCCAGACTCCAAACCCAATGGCGAGCATCTCCTACTTCAGCACCGTCACGGGAGTGGTAAATCCACCTTCCCCAAGGCTCGCATCCATGTCCGGCCGAGGGCCGAACCGTGTGGCGCCGGAGATCCTTAAGCCCGACATCATCGCGCCGGGCATCCAAATCCTTGCCGCGTGGACGGGCGTAGTCTCACCCTCGCAACTCGCCATGGACGCGAGGCGTGTCAAGTTCAACATCATCTCCGGTACATCCATGGCCACCCCACAGGTGAGCGGCATCGCAGCTCTACTCAAGGTGGCCAGGCCCGGATGGAGCCCAGCGGCGATCAAGTCAGCGATGGTGACCACGGCCTACAATGTGGACAACACCGGCGGCGTCATCACCGACATGTCCACCGGCAAGGCGGCAGGGCCGTTCCAGATAGGGGCCGGCCATGTCGACCCCAACCGCGCCCTCGACCCAGGGCTGGtgtacgacgccgacgaagacgaCTACATCTCCTTCCTGTGCGCTCTAGGGTACACACCCAAGATAGTAGCCATCTTCACTGGGGGCTCTGAGGTGGAGGACATCTGCTCGAAGCGCCAGGCCATCGCCGTGGGTGACCACAACTACCCGGCCTTCTCGGTGGCGTTCAAGTCGTACGACGAGAAGGTCACGCAGCGCCGCGTCGTGCGCAACGTCGGGAGCAACGTCAATGCCGTGTACACCTTCAGCTATCTCGCTTCACCTATTCACTACGGGAAAAGAAGCCGTTGCCGTGCGAGGCTTTGGACGGCAAAGAGGCCTGTACGCACGGcaacggctttgccgtgcgtgcactcACGGCAAAGTGTGCACGGCAACGGCTTCGACGGCAAAGCAACTTTTGCCGTGCGCATGCAGGaaatgcacggcaaagccctttgccgtgcgtcgctCTCTCTCGCCGTGCGCTGCGAACGCTGCCGTGCGAggactctttgccgtgcgctgccatCGCTGCCGTGCGActttgctttgccgtgcgccatatttctttgccgtgcgccaagcgTTGCCGTGCGCAACATTCGCTGCCGTGCgtag